From Vicinamibacterales bacterium, a single genomic window includes:
- a CDS encoding dipeptidase, whose protein sequence is MNNVIDYINTNRDKYVDELKAYLAIPSISALPQHAADVKRCAEWSADEMRRIGMQNVRLIETPGFPVVYGDWLGAAGAPTILFYGHYDVQPVDPVDLWESPPFEATIRDGEIYARGSADDKGQVFMHFKAIEAHLKQNGRLPVNIKIILEGEEEVGSKNLDDFVKEHKDELGADVVVISDSPMFDRGIPSICYGLRGLVYMQVDLRGTKSDLHSGSFGGAVANPAFVLAGILAQMKDKSGRIKIPGFYDDVRELREEEREQWKRLPFNEKRYAKELGAPKLWGETGYSTLERVWARPTFEVNGILAGFTGEGAKTVIPAVAMAKVSMRLVPNQDPDKIAQLFEDYVRKVAPRTVEVKVTRMHGGKPWMTDFDNRFVQAAGRAIEKGFGKAPVFNREGGSIPVVATFSEILGLPSVLFGVGLPDENAHAPNEKLDLGNFHGGIIASAFLYDEIARG, encoded by the coding sequence CGCGGAGTGGTCGGCCGACGAGATGCGGCGCATCGGGATGCAGAACGTGCGGCTGATCGAGACGCCGGGCTTCCCCGTGGTGTACGGCGACTGGCTGGGCGCCGCGGGAGCGCCGACGATTCTCTTCTACGGCCACTACGACGTGCAGCCGGTGGATCCGGTCGATCTCTGGGAGTCGCCGCCGTTCGAGGCGACGATCCGCGACGGCGAGATCTACGCCCGCGGATCGGCCGACGACAAGGGGCAGGTGTTCATGCACTTCAAGGCAATCGAGGCGCACTTGAAGCAGAACGGCCGGCTCCCGGTGAACATCAAGATCATTCTCGAGGGGGAGGAAGAAGTCGGCTCCAAGAACCTCGACGACTTCGTCAAGGAACACAAGGACGAGCTCGGCGCCGACGTCGTCGTCATCTCGGACTCGCCGATGTTCGATCGCGGCATTCCGTCGATCTGCTACGGGCTGCGCGGCCTCGTGTACATGCAGGTGGATCTGCGGGGCACGAAATCGGATCTCCACTCCGGATCGTTCGGCGGCGCGGTCGCCAATCCCGCCTTCGTGCTCGCCGGCATCCTCGCCCAGATGAAGGACAAGAGCGGCCGCATCAAGATTCCCGGCTTCTATGACGACGTGCGCGAGCTGCGCGAGGAGGAGCGGGAGCAGTGGAAGCGGCTGCCGTTCAACGAGAAGCGCTACGCCAAAGAGCTCGGCGCGCCGAAGCTGTGGGGGGAGACCGGGTACTCGACGCTCGAGCGCGTCTGGGCCCGCCCCACGTTCGAAGTCAACGGCATCCTGGCCGGCTTCACCGGCGAGGGCGCCAAGACGGTCATCCCGGCCGTGGCGATGGCGAAGGTCAGCATGCGCCTGGTGCCGAACCAGGACCCCGACAAGATCGCGCAGCTGTTCGAGGACTACGTCAGGAAGGTCGCCCCCAGGACGGTCGAGGTGAAGGTCACGCGCATGCACGGCGGCAAGCCGTGGATGACCGACTTCGACAACCGGTTCGTCCAGGCGGCCGGCCGCGCGATCGAGAAGGGCTTCGGGAAGGCGCCGGTGTTCAACCGCGAAGGCGGCTCGATTCCGGTGGTCGCGACGTTCTCGGAGATTCTGGGCCTGCCGTCGGTGCTGTTCGGCGTCGGTCTGCCGGACGAGAACGCGCATGCCCCGAACGAGAAGCTCGACCTCGGCAACTTCCACGGCGGCATCATCGCGTCGGCGTTTCTCTACGACGAGATCGCCAGAGGGTAA